Sequence from the Primulina huaijiensis isolate GDHJ02 chromosome 16, ASM1229523v2, whole genome shotgun sequence genome:
CATCATGGCTGACAGAGGTGCGGCAGACCGCGGTGGCTTTGGGCGTGGATTTGGCGGCCGCGGACGTGGCGGCGATAGGGGAGGTCGCGGACGTGGCGGCCGTCGTCCCCGTCGCGAAACAGAGGAGGAGAAGTGGGTACCGGTTACGAAGCTAGGACGCCTGGTGAAAGATGGGAAAATTAAGTCCTTGGAGCAGATCTATCTGCATTCGCTTCCAATCAAGGAGTACCAAATCATTGATACTCTGGTTGGACCCTCTCTGAAAGATGAGGTGATGAAAATCATGCCAGTTCAAAAACAAACCCGGGCTGGTCAGAGGACCAGGTTCAAGGCGTTCGTGGTGGTCGGAGATGGTAACGGGCACGTCGGGTTGGGGGTGAAGTGCTCGAAAGAGGTGGCTACAGCTATACGTGGAGCCATAATATTGGCGAAGCTATCTGTTATCCCAGTAA
This genomic interval carries:
- the LOC140961985 gene encoding uncharacterized protein; translated protein: MADRGAADRGGFGRGFGGRGRGGDRGGRGRGGRRPRRETEEEKWVPVTKLGRLVKDGKIKSLEQIYLHSLPIKEYQIIDTLVGPSLKDEVMKIMPVQKQTRAGQRTRFKAFVVVGDGNGHVGLGVKCSKEVATAIRGAIILAKLSVIPVRRGYWGNKIGKPHTVPCKVTGKCGSVTVRMVPAPRGAGIVAARVPKKVLQFAGIEDVFTSSRGSTKTLGNFVKATFDCLLKTYGFLTPDFWRETRFTKSPFQEYTDLLAKPTSKIVHLVEDAEA